From Borrelia parkeri, one genomic window encodes:
- a CDS encoding plasmid maintenance protein, with translation MRSTKKPINKHQHKLIVLVSTLDYVNLNLKKYTQSNILYYFNNNMNKNGQKPIKLKTLQSYLYKLEKVFKVTINYYKHLGVNMGTEIHYKLKYSKKECYRIINKHFRDKKEERHKNRVNEYLEKTCTKNSSVEKWECSNNYYNNKEENKNNTKTIEKLQIEKYARKCNFTSNAFLSILNLEAKKDFKIQLLKAIKIAENSGYKRINDIKPNNSKLASKQKELSKILDKIKADLENRGYDTKQLKTQIQNVYEQYKNKPHFIIEKDKYSDLKKIIEKLKKTVEFANKNTQKNERDIRNNIFSILLEQLRHKVDVSVLVPILKNYLNKQNKLEYDKVFSNHYYCELLELMEGNKNYLQLEESKKITS, from the coding sequence ATGAGGAGCACAAAAAAACCTATAAATAAACATCAACACAAATTAATCGTTTTAGTATCAACATTAGATTACGTGAACTTGAACCTTAAAAAATATACTCAAAGCAACATACTTTATTACTTTAATAACAATATGAACAAAAATGGCCAAAAGCCTATTAAACTTAAAACACTACAAAGCTATCTCTATAAATTAGAAAAAGTATTTAAAGTGACAATCAATTATTACAAACATTTGGGTGTTAACATGGGTACTGAAATTCATTACAAACTTAAATATTCTAAAAAAGAATGTTACCGCATAATCAATAAACACTTTAGAGATAAAAAAGAAGAAAGACACAAAAATCGTGTTAATGAATATCTTGAAAAGACTTGCACTAAAAATAGCAGTGTAGAAAAATGGGAATGTTCTAATAATTATTATAATAATAAAGAAGAAAATAAAAATAACACAAAAACCATAGAAAAATTACAAATAGAAAAATACGCTAGGAAATGCAATTTTACATCAAATGCTTTCCTCTCTATTTTGAATTTAGAAGCGAAAAAAGATTTTAAAATTCAATTACTGAAAGCCATTAAAATAGCTGAAAATAGTGGGTACAAAAGAATCAATGATATTAAACCAAATAACAGTAAACTTGCAAGTAAACAAAAAGAATTAAGTAAAATACTAGACAAAATAAAAGCTGATCTGGAGAATAGAGGGTATGACACCAAGCAATTAAAAACCCAAATACAAAACGTATATGAACAATATAAAAATAAACCCCACTTTATCATAGAAAAAGATAAATACAGTGATTTAAAGAAGATAATAGAAAAACTTAAAAAAACAGTTGAATTTGCTAATAAAAACACACAGAAAAATGAGAGAGACATTAGGAATAACATCTTTAGCATACTTCTTGAACAATTAAGACATAAAGTAGACGTATCGGTTTTGGTACCAATATTAAAGAATTATTTAAACAAACAGAACAAATTAGAATACGACAAGGT
- a CDS encoding Mlp family lipoprotein, whose amino-acid sequence MNKINFILVLLLLISSCEYEHGNATPKSRVKRNLEEQSEVQKTPEEVLKEKLNDTEKSNLNFLKEALGSESDFNKFLNHDESKIKEALNHIHTELTKCTGDNASQQKETFKQVVKGALNGGENLDNFKNQASSTCEAGS is encoded by the coding sequence ATGAATAAAATTAATTTTATTTTGGTTTTATTACTACTAATTAGTAGTTGTGAATATGAGCATGGAAATGCTACACCTAAGAGTAGAGTTAAAAGAAACTTGGAAGAACAATCAGAAGTACAAAAAACACCTGAAGAAGTGTTAAAAGAAAAGTTAAATGATACTGAAAAATCAAATCTGAATTTCTTAAAAGAGGCTCTGGGGAGTGAAAGTGATTTCAACAAATTTTTAAATCATGATGAATCTAAAATAAAGGAAGCCCTTAATCATATACATACTGAGCTCACAAAATGTACAGGTGATAATGCTAGCCAGCAAAAAGAAACTTTTAAACAAGTAGTAAAAGGAGCCCTTAATGGTGGTGAAAACTTAGATAATTTTAAAAACCAAGCATCAAGCACTTGTGAAGCAGGAAGTTAA